Within Citrus sinensis cultivar Valencia sweet orange chromosome 1, DVS_A1.0, whole genome shotgun sequence, the genomic segment TGTGTACAGTATCTGAACTTCCTAGGGtgctaaatttttaattccaaaattacaattttctttcttatttttgcaGAAGCAATTTAGGCAACAAAACAACAGACAGGTGCCAGAGCAAAACAACCGGCATGCTCCAGAGCAAATTAAAGAGGCTTCCACACAAAGAACTGTTGGTGCACCCACTGATGGAACCTCAGTCAGCATTCTAGGTGGTGGTTCTCAGTCTGTTCCTCAAGATCAAGATGGAAAGTCTGGTGCTGAAGGAAAACCTAAATCTGTTCATGATAGGATCAGGGTACCTGTTTCATACGATGATCTGCTAGCAGAGGATCCCAAGAATGATTCCATTTGATTCTTGGGAAATCCGTCATGCcttgtttctaatttttaacatGCGGTGGTACAGATATGGATATAGAGGCAAcagaacaaaatttttacGCCGTCTTAGAAGAGAGAATTGAGAGTAATAGTTTTAAAGAGTGATTATTGTTGGCTAATATGATTTCTTCCATGACAATGGAGGCTTTTGGTATGTAACTCTTGGATAGAGAATGCTCTTATCATTTTGTATTAAGAGCTTGTTATTGCAAGTGTTGGAGAGgccatttttgttttattgaattatttcttgttttgtaCAAACTGGAAGCCTTGTATTCCTATCCTTCGATTACAGTGGTTCATCAACCAAAGCACCAGCTGTTTGTGATCCTTTTCTCAGACAATGTTGAATATTGAGGCTTCAAAATGAAACAGAACAGAGAGTCACAGGAGGATTGACTTCTGCTGCAGCAAGGAATTACAGAGAAACATTTGCACAAATTGTTTAACGCCTTGATCACCTCTTTTGAAGGAAGAGGCAAACCACAGTGCAATCATCCATCTTTGAAGAtggaaatttctttttccatgCAGCGTTTGCCGCCTCAACCACCTTTCTCGCGGCCTCCTGCTTGTTATCTGCCTCCCAAACAATTGTTGCAACTTGGTTGCTGCTAAGCACATCCAAAACCTGTGTACACAAAAGCAATCAGCACCATCAGCAACATCTATTAACTGAATAAAGAGTACGGGATGCAAGCAGTTGAAATCCGAAATACTTACCCCATCGGTTGCGAGAAGTATAAACTGGTCATTAGATGTTAGGCGGCGATAAGAAACATCAGGGATTGCAATTATGCCATGATTTTTGAGTAGGAAGTCACCAAAAGCTCGAGACATTGCAAGGCCTGGCGTGTCTTCATGAGGCAGCCACACTCGCTGGATGTGTGGCTCTTCCTTTAATGCAAGTACTCGGCCACGGCATTGCTTTATTCTCTCTGCCTCACCTATACATTACAGATGCTTGTCAATCACCACAAACAAATTCAACTAAACATTCCCATCACCTCATTATACTTTTGAATGCGAAAAGCGAGAGGGTTCTTAGTTTCTTACTGGGCAAGCTAGGCTTCAAATCTGTTGTCAATTGAACAGCCTTGAGTTCCCCGTTATCGGAAACTGTCCCTAGCACAGCCCTCGAGTCGCCAAGATTAGCTATGACAAGATCTTCACCCTGCTTGGATTACAATGAATAGAACTCTTTAACATCCAAAGCTGAAAACAATTGCAAGAAATGATTTCATTGTTTGTTTACAGAATCACTTGGTTTAATACCTGTCTTATGACGACGACAGCAGTGGTTCCACTGCAAAAGCAATCCAAATTTTCTTGAAGCTTAACTTCTTTGTCCATAACCTTAAAGGCCTTAACACAAGCCTCTTGCCATTTATAAAAGTCAATGCTTGGCATCAT encodes:
- the LOC102612161 gene encoding probable protein phosphatase 2C 72, yielding MGICVSTASSEIHDQVDNGQENVIFVEGNIVSHGVKKLCSLYSKQGSKGLNQDAGILCQGYGTEDGEFCGVFDGHGKHGHVVSELVRNRLPSLILSQKNALSNSNVKANGEVMMPSIDFYKWQEACVKAFKVMDKEVKLQENLDCFCSGTTAVVVIRQGEDLVIANLGDSRAVLGTVSDNGELKAVQLTTDLKPSLPSEAERIKQCRGRVLALKEEPHIQRVWLPHEDTPGLAMSRAFGDFLLKNHGIIAIPDVSYRRLTSNDQFILLATDGVLDVLSSNQVATIVWEADNKQEAARKVVEAANAAWKKKFPSSKMDDCTVVCLFLQKR